The Pseudomonas azotoformans genome has a segment encoding these proteins:
- a CDS encoding oxygenase MpaB family protein produces the protein MEFIRSRIENQLMSLTGLSLGQLDLENPKGDPGLFGPDSVSWQVHGDFSSMLIGGISALMLQALHPLALAGVWDHSNFRQDMLGRLRRTSQFISGTTFGSRKDAEWLIEKVRTIHLQVVGHAPDGRPYAASDPELLTWVHVAEVSNFLAAHLRYRNPNLSGRDQDRYYSEIALVAEQLGARHVPRSRQEISDYLARIRPQLLCDDRSREVLRLLLNAPSPSLLAKPFGSLMMQAGIDLLPDWASAMLDQHQSPLQRQMIRAGVKRSAPMLRWAMRNGSVQRAHRRMGLM, from the coding sequence ATGGAATTTATCCGCAGCCGTATCGAAAACCAGTTGATGAGCCTGACTGGCCTGTCGCTGGGCCAACTGGACCTGGAAAACCCTAAGGGCGACCCCGGCTTGTTCGGGCCCGACTCGGTGAGCTGGCAAGTCCATGGCGACTTCAGCAGCATGCTTATCGGCGGTATCAGCGCCTTGATGCTACAAGCCTTGCACCCATTGGCCCTGGCGGGCGTGTGGGACCATTCCAACTTTCGTCAGGACATGCTCGGGCGCTTGCGGCGCACCTCGCAGTTCATCTCGGGCACAACATTTGGCTCGCGCAAAGACGCCGAATGGCTGATCGAAAAAGTCCGCACCATTCACTTGCAGGTGGTCGGTCATGCCCCGGACGGGCGACCTTACGCGGCCAGCGACCCGGAATTGCTGACCTGGGTGCATGTGGCAGAGGTCAGTAACTTCCTCGCCGCCCACTTGCGCTATCGCAACCCGAATCTGTCCGGTCGAGACCAGGACCGTTACTACAGTGAAATTGCCTTGGTCGCCGAACAGCTGGGCGCGCGACATGTTCCGCGTTCTCGGCAGGAAATTTCGGATTATCTGGCGCGCATCCGCCCGCAATTACTGTGCGACGATCGCAGCCGCGAAGTACTACGTTTACTGCTTAACGCGCCCTCCCCCAGCCTGCTGGCCAAACCTTTTGGCAGTCTGATGATGCAGGCCGGCATTGACCTGCTGCCGGATTGGGCCAGCGCCATGCTCGACCAGCACCAGAGCCCGCTGCAACGCCAGATGATCCGTGCCGGGGTCAAGCGCAGTGCGCCGATGCTGCGATGGGCGATGCGCAACGGTTCGGTGCAACGCGCCCATCGGCGGATGGGGTTGATGTAG
- a CDS encoding class I SAM-dependent rRNA methyltransferase, with translation MSPLNQALRAALDHRQDLIHELHAQGTDCYRLFHGSQEGAGGLTIDRYGPQLLVQSFHHSLETAELLDLHQQVNQYMGLELLLVYNDRSRGNSRIDREDTVYRAEPAALEDLIGHEWGLNYRVRGRHAGQDPLLFLDLRNTRGWVKAHSAGKSVLNLFAYTCGVGLSAAAGGAREVCNLDFAEGNLAVGRENGLLNPQLPTMQFVQSDYFPAIRQLAGLPITQRRGQKLPSYPRLEQRQYDLVLLDPPAWAKSAFGTVDLLRDYQSLLKPALLATADNGVLICCNNLAKVSMEDWREQVLRCAEKAGRPVRDCKVMTPGADFPSQDQQPPLKTLILQL, from the coding sequence ATGTCTCCTCTGAATCAGGCGCTGCGCGCCGCCCTCGATCATCGCCAAGACCTGATCCATGAGCTGCACGCCCAAGGCACCGACTGCTACCGCCTGTTCCATGGCAGCCAGGAAGGCGCCGGCGGCCTGACGATCGACCGCTACGGCCCGCAATTGCTGGTGCAGAGTTTTCACCACTCCCTGGAAACTGCAGAGCTGCTGGACCTGCATCAACAGGTCAACCAGTACATGGGCCTGGAATTGTTGCTGGTGTACAACGACCGTTCCCGTGGCAACTCGCGCATCGACCGCGAAGACACGGTTTATCGTGCCGAGCCCGCTGCACTGGAAGACCTGATCGGCCATGAGTGGGGCCTCAATTACCGCGTGCGCGGCCGCCATGCCGGGCAGGACCCGCTGTTGTTCCTGGATTTGCGTAACACCCGCGGCTGGGTCAAGGCCCACAGCGCCGGCAAAAGCGTGCTGAACCTATTCGCCTACACCTGCGGCGTCGGCCTGAGCGCGGCAGCCGGTGGTGCCCGTGAGGTGTGCAACCTGGACTTCGCCGAGGGCAACCTGGCGGTCGGGCGCGAAAATGGGCTGCTCAACCCGCAATTGCCGACCATGCAGTTCGTGCAATCGGATTACTTCCCGGCTATCCGCCAATTGGCCGGCCTGCCGATCACCCAGCGCCGCGGGCAAAAGCTGCCGAGTTACCCGCGACTGGAACAACGTCAATACGACTTGGTACTGCTCGACCCGCCAGCCTGGGCCAAGAGTGCTTTCGGCACCGTCGACCTGCTGCGCGATTACCAGAGCCTGCTCAAGCCCGCACTGTTGGCCACCGCCGACAATGGCGTGCTGATTTGCTGCAACAACCTGGCGAAAGTCAGCATGGAGGACTGGCGCGAACAGGTGCTACGTTGCGCAGAGAAGGCCGGGCGCCCCGTGCGTGACTGCAAAGTCATGACGCCAGGCGCGGACTTTCCCTCGCAGGACCAACAACCCCCGCTGAAAACCCTGATACTGCAGCTGTAA
- a CDS encoding DUF748 domain-containing protein — protein MPKGLIRAAGALLTALALYSLLGFLILPGVALRIANQQLANYATVPARIERIELNPFSLEVTAWGLKIGEPGKEQVGFERLYANLQIDSLWTRALHLADVQLDKPKTELLFDKSGQLNLAQLFKLPPSEPTPTDPNAKPFPLRIDSIKLAGGYVHFEDLRPSEPIEFLYDKLDFELKNLSTLPEDNADMTLVAAGPAGGQIDWKGNFSLVPITSEGTLKVTDGKMKAWWPYVRDALPLVLEDGVLNFSTEYKFSLAKETELNLTNTSASIAPFAIKAPDGRPLVRLERLDVSETTVDLAKQQVVVGKIRSNKLETWAALESDGQLDWQKLFASQPSKPAKTPEPQNAPATADSPKAEPAAPSKPWQVLLKDVQLRNYQVHLADRQAKPAVALEVGPLNVDVQNFDSLNQSPFTLKVDTGLGKQGKVQATGEVNLNPVSAKLKVNTQDIDLRVAQSYISPFIRLELRSGMLGSNLDVNLKSTDPLKLQVTGRAQVDQLHTLDTLKTRDFLKWQRLVLEGVNYQHGDSLSIDKVNLLQPYARFMINDDRTTNVDDLLIPQPADKTPKPASKEKPLGIRIGQIAINDGSANFADFSLTPNFATAIQQLNGQIGTIDSRQAKPASVDIKGKVDRYAPVTIKGSVNPFDPMAALDIATSFKRVELTTLTPYSGKFAGFRIRKGRLNLDLHYVITKGQLKAENKVVVEQLQLGEKVDSADAVDLPIRLAIALLKDSDGKISIELPVTGDLNNPQFSVMPIVWQTLRNLVVRAATAPFKFIGGLVTGGGSEDLGNVSFAAGSSELNKDAEGALNTLAKALKERPTLRLEIEGTAAASSDGPFLAAQRLEREYQYNYYKILQRRGDKVPAQASLLVVPEKEKAPLLEGIYRTRLKQQPPAEWKDLSSDDRSAKLRDGVIKFWSGSDVLLRQLGQDRASTIKDYLVDKGQLEDDRVYFIDANLGQAEKDGRVVTPMHLDAE, from the coding sequence ATGCCCAAAGGATTGATTCGCGCCGCTGGCGCCTTGTTGACCGCCCTTGCCCTGTACAGCTTGCTGGGCTTTTTGATTCTCCCTGGCGTTGCCCTTCGCATTGCCAACCAGCAACTGGCCAATTACGCCACGGTGCCGGCGCGGATCGAGCGGATCGAGCTCAACCCGTTCAGCCTGGAGGTAACGGCATGGGGGCTGAAAATCGGTGAGCCGGGCAAGGAACAGGTGGGTTTCGAGCGTCTCTACGCCAACCTGCAGATCGACAGCCTCTGGACTCGCGCCCTGCACCTGGCCGATGTGCAACTGGACAAACCCAAGACTGAGCTGTTGTTCGACAAGTCCGGCCAGTTGAACCTCGCGCAGTTGTTCAAGCTGCCGCCCAGCGAGCCCACCCCGACCGATCCAAATGCCAAGCCGTTTCCGCTGCGCATCGACAGCATCAAGCTGGCCGGCGGCTATGTGCATTTTGAAGACTTGCGCCCCAGCGAACCCATCGAATTCCTTTACGACAAGCTCGACTTCGAGCTGAAAAACCTCAGTACCCTGCCTGAAGACAACGCCGACATGACGTTGGTGGCAGCCGGGCCTGCAGGCGGACAGATCGACTGGAAAGGTAATTTCAGCCTGGTGCCGATCACTTCCGAAGGCACGTTGAAAGTCACCGATGGCAAGATGAAAGCCTGGTGGCCGTATGTACGTGACGCGCTGCCATTGGTGCTGGAAGACGGTGTACTCAACTTCAGCACCGAGTACAAGTTCAGCCTGGCCAAAGAGACAGAACTGAACCTGACCAACACCTCCGCCAGCATCGCGCCATTTGCCATCAAGGCACCGGATGGCCGCCCACTGGTGCGCCTGGAACGCCTGGACGTCAGCGAAACCACCGTGGACTTGGCTAAGCAGCAGGTCGTCGTCGGCAAGATCCGCAGCAACAAGCTGGAAACCTGGGCGGCGCTTGAGTCCGACGGGCAACTGGACTGGCAAAAACTGTTCGCCAGCCAGCCGAGCAAACCGGCCAAGACCCCCGAGCCCCAAAATGCACCCGCCACCGCCGACTCGCCAAAAGCCGAGCCTGCGGCGCCAAGCAAGCCTTGGCAAGTACTGCTCAAGGACGTGCAACTGCGCAACTATCAGGTGCACCTGGCTGACCGTCAGGCCAAGCCGGCGGTCGCGCTGGAAGTGGGCCCGCTGAACGTCGATGTGCAGAATTTCGACAGCCTCAACCAGAGCCCCTTCACGTTGAAAGTCGACACCGGCCTGGGCAAGCAGGGCAAGGTTCAGGCGACCGGCGAGGTTAACCTCAACCCGGTCAGCGCCAAGCTGAAAGTGAATACCCAGGACATCGACCTGCGGGTCGCCCAGTCCTATATCAGCCCGTTCATCCGCCTGGAACTGCGCAGCGGCATGCTCGGCAGCAATCTCGATGTGAACCTGAAAAGCACTGATCCTTTGAAGCTCCAGGTCACAGGCAGAGCGCAGGTCGACCAGTTGCACACCCTGGACACCCTCAAGACCCGCGACTTCCTCAAATGGCAGCGCCTGGTGCTAGAAGGCGTGAACTATCAGCACGGCGACAGTCTGTCGATCGACAAGGTCAACCTGCTGCAGCCGTATGCACGTTTCATGATCAACGATGACCGCACCACCAACGTGGATGACCTGTTGATCCCGCAACCCGCCGACAAAACACCCAAGCCCGCCAGCAAGGAAAAACCCTTGGGCATCCGCATCGGGCAGATTGCAATCAATGACGGTTCGGCCAACTTTGCCGACTTCAGCCTCACACCCAACTTCGCCACGGCGATTCAACAGCTCAACGGGCAAATCGGCACCATCGACAGCCGCCAGGCCAAACCGGCCAGCGTCGATATCAAGGGTAAGGTTGATCGTTATGCGCCGGTGACCATCAAGGGCAGCGTGAACCCGTTCGACCCGATGGCGGCGCTGGATATCGCAACCAGCTTCAAACGCGTAGAGCTGACCACCCTGACGCCCTACTCCGGCAAGTTCGCCGGTTTCCGTATCCGCAAGGGTCGCCTGAACCTCGACCTGCATTACGTGATCACCAAGGGCCAACTGAAGGCCGAGAACAAAGTGGTGGTCGAGCAGCTGCAACTTGGCGAGAAAGTCGACAGCGCCGATGCCGTGGACTTGCCGATTCGCCTGGCAATCGCCTTGCTCAAGGATTCCGACGGCAAGATTTCCATCGAACTGCCGGTGACAGGCGATCTGAATAACCCGCAGTTCAGTGTGATGCCGATTGTCTGGCAGACCCTGCGTAACCTGGTAGTGCGTGCAGCGACGGCGCCCTTCAAGTTTATCGGTGGGCTGGTGACGGGCGGTGGCTCGGAAGACCTTGGCAATGTATCGTTCGCCGCTGGGTCCAGCGAATTGAACAAGGATGCCGAAGGCGCCTTGAACACCTTGGCTAAAGCACTGAAAGAGCGCCCTACATTGCGCCTGGAGATCGAAGGCACAGCGGCTGCCAGCAGCGATGGACCGTTCCTTGCCGCTCAGCGACTGGAACGTGAATACCAGTACAACTACTACAAGATTCTTCAACGTCGTGGTGACAAGGTTCCAGCCCAGGCGTCCCTGCTTGTCGTACCGGAAAAGGAAAAGGCGCCGTTGCTTGAAGGCATCTACCGCACCCGCCTGAAACAGCAACCACCAGCCGAATGGAAAGACCTGAGCAGCGATGATCGTAGCGCCAAGCTTCGTGACGGCGTGATCAAGTTCTGGAGTGGCAGTGATGTGCTGCTGCGCCAACTGGGCCAGGACCGTGCAAGCACCATCAAGGACTACCTGGTGGACAAAGGCCAGCTGGAAGATGATCGGGTGTACTTCATTGATGCCAACTTGGGGCAGGCCGAGAAGGATGGTCGGGTCGTGACGCCGATGCATCTGGACGCGGAATAA
- a CDS encoding BON domain-containing protein — protein MKKFALATATALTLAMGANVAFAQTSQAPMTLAAGEVTKAKESTSDTWITTKVKADLLTEKGIPGSDIKVETNKGVVSLSSTVAISDAQKATAVAITKKIKGVTAVSADGLMAGGATKADNVDKTKSAAAGAKESTSDTWITTKVKADLVTEKGIPGTDIKVETNKGVVSLSSTAPVTEAQKTTAVNITKKIKGVKAVSADGLKAE, from the coding sequence ATGAAGAAGTTCGCTCTCGCTACTGCTACCGCTCTGACCCTGGCCATGGGTGCTAACGTAGCCTTTGCTCAGACTTCCCAAGCCCCTATGACACTGGCGGCCGGTGAAGTGACCAAGGCTAAAGAGTCCACCTCAGATACCTGGATCACCACCAAAGTGAAAGCTGACCTGCTGACCGAGAAAGGTATTCCTGGTTCGGACATCAAGGTTGAAACCAACAAAGGCGTGGTTTCCCTGTCCTCGACAGTCGCTATCTCTGACGCACAGAAAGCCACTGCTGTAGCAATCACCAAGAAAATCAAAGGCGTGACCGCCGTTTCGGCTGACGGCCTGATGGCTGGCGGCGCTACCAAGGCTGACAATGTCGACAAAACCAAAAGCGCAGCAGCCGGTGCCAAAGAGTCCACTTCGGACACTTGGATCACCACCAAAGTAAAAGCTGATCTGGTTACCGAGAAAGGCATTCCTGGCACCGACATCAAAGTCGAAACCAACAAAGGCGTAGTGTCCCTGTCTTCGACCGCACCGGTCACTGAAGCTCAGAAAACTACCGCGGTGAACATCACCAAGAAAATCAAAGGCGTTAAAGCTGTATCGGCCGACGGCCTGAAAGCAGAGTAA
- the pnp gene encoding polyribonucleotide nucleotidyltransferase translates to MNPVIKKFQFGQSTVTLETGRIARQASGAVLVTVDDDVTVLVTVVGAKTADPSKGFFPLSVHYQEKTYAAGKIPGGFFKREGRPSEKETLTSRLIDRPIRPLFPEGFMNEVQVVCTVVSTSKKTDPDIAAMIGTSAALAISGIPFDGPIGAARVAFHESTGYLLNPTYEQQKASSLDMVVAGTSEAVLMVESEAKELTEDQMLGAVLFAHDEFQAVIKAVTELAAEAAKPTWTWAPQAEATELLGAIRSEFGAAISDAYTITVKADRYARLGELKDQVVAKLSGEEGQPSSSDVKAAFGEIEYRTVRENIVNGKPRIDGRDTRTVRPLNIEVGVLPKTHGSALFTRGETQALVVATLGTARDAQLLDTLEGEKKDPFMLHYNFPPFSVGECGRMGGAGRREIGHGRLARRSIAAMLPAADVFPYTIRVVSEITESNGSSSMASVCGASLALMDAGVPMKAPVAGIAMGLVKEGEKFAILTDILGDEDHLGDMDFKVAGTAKGVTALQMDIKIKGITEEIMEIALGQALEARLNILGQMNQIIGQSRTELSENAPTMIAMKIDTDKIRDVIGKGGATIRAICEETKASIDIEDDGSIKIFGETKEAAEAARQRVLGITAEAEIGKIYVGKVERIVDFGAFVNILPGKDGLVHISMLSDARVEKVTDILKEGQEVEVLVLDVDNRGRIKLSIKDVAAAKASGV, encoded by the coding sequence GTGAACCCGGTTATCAAAAAATTCCAGTTCGGTCAGTCGACCGTTACCCTCGAGACAGGCCGTATCGCCCGTCAAGCCTCCGGCGCAGTGCTGGTTACCGTTGACGACGACGTGACCGTTCTGGTGACCGTTGTTGGCGCCAAGACCGCTGACCCGAGCAAAGGCTTCTTCCCTCTGTCCGTTCACTACCAGGAAAAGACTTACGCTGCCGGTAAGATCCCTGGCGGTTTCTTCAAGCGTGAAGGCCGTCCTTCCGAGAAAGAAACCCTGACTTCCCGACTGATCGACCGTCCGATCCGTCCGCTGTTCCCAGAAGGCTTCATGAACGAAGTGCAGGTTGTCTGCACCGTCGTTTCCACCAGCAAAAAGACCGATCCGGACATCGCTGCGATGATCGGTACCTCGGCTGCCCTGGCCATCTCCGGCATTCCTTTCGATGGCCCGATCGGCGCAGCCCGTGTTGCTTTCCACGAAAGCACCGGCTACCTGCTGAACCCGACCTACGAGCAACAGAAAGCGTCGAGCCTGGACATGGTCGTTGCCGGTACCTCGGAAGCCGTGTTGATGGTTGAATCGGAAGCCAAAGAGCTGACCGAAGACCAGATGCTGGGCGCCGTGCTGTTCGCCCACGACGAGTTCCAGGCTGTCATCAAGGCTGTCACCGAGCTGGCTGCCGAAGCCGCCAAGCCAACCTGGACCTGGGCTCCACAAGCCGAAGCCACCGAGCTGCTGGGCGCTATCCGCTCCGAGTTCGGCGCTGCCATCTCCGACGCCTACACCATCACCGTCAAGGCCGACCGTTACGCTCGCCTGGGCGAGTTGAAGGATCAGGTTGTGGCCAAGCTGTCCGGTGAAGAAGGCCAGCCTTCCTCCAGCGACGTCAAAGCGGCTTTCGGTGAAATCGAATACCGCACCGTTCGCGAAAACATCGTTAACGGCAAGCCACGTATCGACGGTCGCGACACCCGCACCGTACGTCCGCTGAACATCGAAGTCGGCGTTCTGCCGAAGACTCACGGTTCCGCGCTGTTCACCCGTGGTGAAACCCAGGCTTTGGTAGTCGCGACCCTGGGCACCGCCCGTGACGCACAACTGCTGGACACCCTGGAAGGCGAGAAAAAAGACCCGTTCATGCTGCACTACAACTTCCCTCCGTTCTCGGTGGGCGAGTGTGGTCGCATGGGTGGCGCTGGTCGTCGCGAAATCGGTCACGGCCGTCTGGCCCGTCGTTCGATCGCCGCCATGCTGCCTGCTGCCGACGTATTCCCGTACACCATCCGTGTTGTGTCGGAAATCACCGAATCCAACGGTTCCAGCTCCATGGCTTCCGTTTGCGGTGCTTCCCTGGCGCTGATGGACGCGGGTGTGCCGATGAAGGCGCCGGTTGCCGGTATCGCCATGGGCCTGGTTAAAGAAGGCGAGAAGTTCGCCATCCTGACCGACATCCTGGGCGACGAAGATCACCTGGGCGACATGGACTTCAAAGTAGCCGGTACCGCCAAAGGTGTGACCGCGCTGCAGATGGACATCAAGATCAAGGGCATCACCGAAGAAATCATGGAAATCGCCCTGGGCCAAGCCCTGGAAGCGCGCCTGAACATCCTCGGTCAGATGAACCAGATCATTGGCCAGTCCCGTACCGAACTGTCGGAAAATGCTCCGACCATGATCGCGATGAAAATCGACACCGACAAAATCCGTGATGTCATCGGTAAGGGCGGCGCGACTATCCGTGCGATCTGTGAAGAGACCAAGGCTTCGATCGACATCGAAGACGACGGCTCGATCAAGATCTTCGGCGAAACCAAGGAAGCGGCTGAAGCAGCCCGTCAGCGCGTCCTGGGCATCACCGCAGAAGCCGAGATCGGCAAGATCTACGTCGGTAAGGTTGAGCGCATCGTCGACTTCGGCGCATTCGTCAACATCCTGCCGGGCAAGGACGGTCTGGTTCACATCTCCATGCTGAGCGACGCTCGCGTTGAGAAAGTGACTGACATCCTGAAAGAAGGCCAGGAAGTGGAAGTGCTGGTACTGGACGTGGACAACCGCGGCCGTATCAAGCTGTCCATCAAGGACGTAGCAGCAGCCAAGGCTTCGGGCGTTTAA
- the rpsO gene encoding 30S ribosomal protein S15, with protein MALDVQEKAQIVADYQQAVGDTGSPEVQVALLTHNINKLQGHFKANGKDHHSRRGLIRMVNQRRKLLDYLKGKDLGRYQTLIGRLGLRR; from the coding sequence ATGGCTCTCGACGTTCAAGAAAAAGCACAAATCGTTGCTGACTATCAGCAAGCTGTTGGTGACACTGGTTCGCCAGAAGTGCAAGTTGCACTGCTGACCCACAACATCAACAAGCTGCAAGGTCACTTCAAGGCCAACGGTAAAGATCACCACTCCCGTCGTGGTCTGATCCGCATGGTAAACCAGCGCCGTAAGCTGCTGGACTACCTGAAAGGCAAGGATCTGGGTCGTTATCAGACTCTGATCGGTCGCCTGGGTCTGCGTCGCTAA
- the truB gene encoding tRNA pseudouridine(55) synthase TruB, which yields MAQVKRIRRNVSGIILLDKPIGFTSNAALQKVRWLLNAEKAGHTGSLDPLATGVLPLCFGEATKFSQYLLDSDKGYETLMQLGKTTTTADAEGDVLQVRDVTVGRADIEAALPGFRGQISQIPPMYSALKRDGQPLYKLARAGEVVEREPRSVTIARLELLACEGDTARLAVDCSKGTYIRTLVEDIGEQLGCGAYVAELRRTQAGPFSLAQTVTLEELEAVHAEGGNEAVDRFLMPSDSGLLDWPLLHFSEHSAFYWLNGQPVRAPDAPKFGMVRVQDHNGRFIGIGEVSEDGRIAPRRLIRSE from the coding sequence GTGGCTCAGGTCAAACGTATCCGTCGCAACGTCAGCGGCATCATTCTGCTCGACAAGCCCATTGGCTTTACCTCCAATGCCGCCTTGCAGAAGGTCCGTTGGCTGCTCAACGCCGAAAAGGCCGGGCACACCGGCAGCCTCGATCCTTTGGCCACCGGTGTACTGCCGTTGTGCTTTGGCGAGGCCACCAAATTCTCGCAATACCTGCTCGATTCCGACAAGGGTTACGAAACCCTGATGCAATTGGGCAAGACCACCACCACGGCCGACGCCGAAGGTGATGTTCTGCAGGTTCGCGATGTGACCGTTGGTCGTGCTGATATTGAAGCGGCTTTGCCCGGTTTTCGTGGGCAAATCAGTCAGATACCGCCGATGTACTCGGCGCTCAAGCGTGATGGCCAGCCTCTTTACAAGCTGGCACGTGCGGGCGAAGTAGTGGAGCGCGAACCGCGTTCTGTTACTATTGCGCGCTTGGAGTTACTCGCCTGTGAAGGCGACACTGCCCGCCTGGCCGTGGACTGCAGCAAAGGCACCTATATCCGTACCCTCGTGGAAGATATCGGTGAACAGCTCGGTTGCGGTGCGTACGTTGCAGAACTGCGACGCACCCAGGCCGGCCCTTTCAGCCTGGCCCAGACGGTCACGCTGGAAGAGCTGGAAGCCGTACACGCCGAAGGCGGCAACGAAGCGGTTGATCGCTTCCTGATGCCATCGGACAGCGGTTTGCTGGATTGGCCATTGCTGCACTTTTCGGAGCACAGCGCGTTCTACTGGCTCAACGGCCAGCCGGTACGTGCCCCGGATGCCCCGAAGTTCGGCATGGTGCGGGTACAGGATCATAACGGTCGCTTCATCGGTATCGGTGAAGTGAGCGAAGACGGGCGCATCGCGCCGCGTCGACTGATTCGGTCAGAATGA
- the rbfA gene encoding 30S ribosome-binding factor RbfA encodes MAKEYSRTQRIGDQMQRELAQLIRREVKDPRVGLVTITAVEVSRDVGHAKIFITVMGQDSSEEIAQSIKVLNSAAGFLRMQLAREMKLRSVPQLHFHYDESVVRGAHLSALIERAVAEDSQHPSTPEDAKE; translated from the coding sequence ATGGCAAAAGAATACAGCCGTACCCAGCGTATCGGCGATCAGATGCAGCGCGAGCTGGCCCAACTGATCCGTCGCGAAGTCAAAGACCCCCGCGTTGGTCTGGTCACCATCACCGCCGTAGAAGTGAGCCGTGACGTGGGTCACGCCAAGATCTTCATCACCGTGATGGGGCAGGACAGCAGCGAAGAAATCGCGCAAAGCATCAAGGTGCTCAACTCGGCCGCAGGTTTCCTGCGCATGCAGTTGGCCCGTGAAATGAAGCTGCGCAGTGTTCCTCAGTTGCACTTCCACTACGACGAAAGCGTCGTGCGTGGCGCGCACCTGTCGGCACTGATCGAGCGCGCCGTGGCTGAAGACAGCCAGCACCCGTCCACACCTGAAGACGCCAAGGAGTAA